One Lytechinus pictus isolate F3 Inbred chromosome 12, Lp3.0, whole genome shotgun sequence genomic region harbors:
- the LOC129273549 gene encoding uncharacterized protein LOC129273549, whose product MALHAHQLPRGKRRGDFQEPADNGAALGLGYDIGSCTSSGKDTPIIITEAKRRCFEPTPFAEWSSIPDNIPNGFHHHPLPQGQIGLSETHMDLASSEQSHAAIALNGYTNGFQHNQQDGNFHHQDRGQHIDINGGGDPATPVMCNGYYGYIANYKHENGDVDEDCMDTGLTMQAEFAINGPSSCMDTKERRVCLRCEAGEPGHITHIMQLQV is encoded by the exons ATGGCCTTGCATGCACACCAACTTCCCCGGGGAAAGCGGCGGGGCGATTTTCAGGAGCCCGCTGACAACGGTGCTGCTTTGGGACTTGGATACGACATCGGCAGCTGCACTTCAAGTGGAAAAGACACTCCCATAATCATTACTGAAGCT aaacGACGATGCTTCGAACCTACACCTTTTGCTGAATGGAGCAGCATACCAGACAATATTCCTAATGgatttcatcatcatcctctacCTCAGGGACAGATAGGTCTTTCTGAAACCCACATGGACCTAGCATCCAGTGAACAGTCACATGCTGCAATCGCATTGAACGGATATACCAACGGCTTTCAACACAATCAACAAGATGGCAACTTCCACCATCAGGACAGAGGGCAGCATATAGATATAAACGGAGGTGGCGACCCCGCTACACCCGTGATGTGCAATGGTTACTATGGTTACATAGCAAATTACAAGCATGAAAATGGCGATGTTGACGAGGATTGTATGGATACAGGGCTTACTATGCAGGCAGAGTTTGCTATTAATGGACCTTCTTCATGTATGGAT ACCAAGGAGAGGAGGGTGTGTTTAAGATGCGAGGCAGGAGAACCA GGCCATATTACCCACATAATGCAGCTACAAGTATGA